The Siphonobacter curvatus genome includes a window with the following:
- a CDS encoding glycosyltransferase family 4 protein: MHIAILGFIATRDLLPASAIQPSYPKGREGAPLITNLIKAYLNMGHRVLAITHDDTLSADEPSFILEDGLLTYVVVPCRQRIFRPNGKRIGRNLDFYRFERRRMREILDRFQPEVVHAHWTYEFAMAALSYTSNAIITIHDNAQVIFNYVRTLNRFFLLLMARQVFRKGLWFTAVSPYMADSVSHWASQKVLVVPNPVTLPDQLGEPAPVTKPIISVVVNGWDDRKNNINALLSFKALLQRHPNAELWAMGTAFEPGKEAEVFCREQGISNVVFMGTTKYSTVLENISRSTFVLHSSLEESFGMVLVEAMSYGIPVVAGKDSGAVPWVVQDGGLLVDVTKVEAMTEAMHQLLTDAALYRRLSQQGLEMVRARFPLETVARQYLEIYQTYGVTESAAVLA, encoded by the coding sequence CTCATCACCAATTTAATCAAGGCGTATCTCAACATGGGCCATCGGGTCCTGGCGATTACCCACGACGATACGCTGAGTGCGGACGAGCCGTCTTTTATTCTGGAAGATGGATTGCTTACCTACGTGGTCGTGCCCTGCCGACAACGGATCTTTCGCCCCAATGGCAAACGTATCGGTCGTAACCTGGACTTTTACCGGTTCGAGCGGCGGCGAATGCGGGAAATTCTGGATCGCTTTCAGCCGGAAGTGGTACATGCACACTGGACCTACGAATTTGCGATGGCGGCCTTGTCATACACCTCCAACGCCATTATTACAATACACGACAACGCCCAGGTAATTTTCAATTACGTTCGTACCCTCAACCGTTTTTTCCTGCTCCTGATGGCCCGGCAGGTATTTCGCAAGGGTCTCTGGTTTACGGCCGTATCACCCTACATGGCCGATTCGGTCAGTCACTGGGCTTCGCAAAAAGTACTGGTCGTACCTAATCCAGTAACCTTACCCGACCAACTGGGCGAACCGGCCCCCGTCACGAAACCCATCATCAGCGTCGTCGTGAATGGCTGGGACGACCGGAAGAATAATATCAATGCTCTCCTGTCTTTTAAGGCATTGCTTCAACGGCACCCTAATGCCGAGTTATGGGCCATGGGTACCGCCTTTGAACCCGGAAAAGAAGCGGAAGTATTCTGCCGAGAACAGGGCATTTCTAATGTCGTCTTTATGGGCACAACGAAGTATTCAACGGTACTGGAGAATATTTCCCGGAGTACGTTCGTGCTGCATAGTTCGCTGGAAGAGTCGTTCGGGATGGTACTCGTGGAAGCCATGAGTTACGGCATTCCGGTTGTGGCCGGGAAAGACAGTGGAGCCGTCCCCTGGGTGGTACAGGACGGTGGGCTGCTGGTAGATGTTACTAAAGTCGAAGCGATGACCGAGGCCATGCATCAGTTACTGACGGACGCCGCTTTGTACAGACGACTGTCTCAACAAGGACTGGAAATGGTACGGGCCCGATTCCCCCTAGAGACGGTAGCCCGGCAATACCTTGAGATTTACCAGACTTACGGCGTGACGGAGTCAGCGGCTGTACTGGCCTAA